The following coding sequences lie in one Sorghum bicolor cultivar BTx623 chromosome 6, Sorghum_bicolor_NCBIv3, whole genome shotgun sequence genomic window:
- the LOC8055922 gene encoding uncharacterized protein LOC8055922: MRGALEPINPVPPNAPTMPVLRSPLAGGDLLTADTDLDYLFLEHIRLDGDSPASLPKYEAPLASSSNGECVSDPSPGRLSSNRRAVEERESSSTTMSRLRLDLGGRRMRSKGKSRPLLRRGKGSVWQRGAMRPVLYCCGGSCSGAVRMRLACGSIATAHGVR; this comes from the coding sequence ATGCGTGGAGCACTCGAGCCCATTAACCCGGTGCCCCCAAATGCCCCCACCATGCCGGTCCTCCGCTCCCCGCTCGCCGGGGGCGACCTCCTCACCGCCGACACCGACCTCGACTACCTCTTCCTCGAGCACATCCGCCTCGACGGCGACTCCCCGGCCTCGCTCCCCAAGTACGAGGCCCCGCTCGCCAGCTCCTCCAACGGCGAGTGCGTCTCCGATCCTTCCCCGGGCCGCCTCAGCAGCAACCGCCGGGCGGTGGAGGAGAGGGAATCGTCGTCAACTACGATGAGCCGGTTGCGGCTGGATCTCGGGGGGAGAAGGATgcgcagcaaggggaagagtcGGCCTTTGCTTCGCCGGGGTAAGGGGTCGGTGTGGCAGCGGGGAGCGATGAGGCCGGTGCTGTACTGCTGCGGGGGCAGTTGTTCCGGAGCAGTACGCATGCGATTGGCGTGCGGATCCATCGCCACGGCCCACGGCGTGAGGTGA
- the LOC8055924 gene encoding uncharacterized protein LOC8055924 isoform X1 has protein sequence MKDMQNNEGRTPFEDLTNTINCGGQSTSNSREQIDERVQRKREREKARSASMTQEQRDDKNKKLRKKYHQEKSEKNAIRRERYHQKKTFGVESTMKNYDGDEDSDWLHRDTSPCILIKITHVSIWAFFLVLILFSYACMMSRTRLIQFYYIYVDDYSNICIDQSGMIDITDASPDLNPGPINASTSINNVVTCPKERKREVERARRAAMSPEQKALLNKRRRDLYAQKNAARKLQMTPQENKVKRKESKKKYNTMVRENRANNLHPDSIAMESPHFNPQIIFPASPQSSEAPLDDMEIPEFGGTPVHIAPTVVQNLEVQTPELVAAQTIHIHRVTNGERNALLSHRNRVFEANIGGRARGCADGKCNDSNGLTQPSVVCNDGVTQQTPIQAPNNCNGTQTQPSVADGTSSMPPYSAQDHTSDSMVEDDYDEDVIFEEDEEEDEAYFFAGQEDEDEGTDVDTYEQENHEPDVPDPYDRVYANVPSESHMLPSVPNCKHCNAKKFDGEPPGFCCRGGKIHLSSPETPPELMRLW, from the exons ATGAAAGATATGCAAAATAATGAAGGTCGTACACCTTTTGAAGACTTGACAAACACCATCAATTGTG GTGGCCAGTCAACATCAAATTCACGAGAACAAATTGATGAACGTGTGCAACGTAAAAGGGAAAGAGAAAAAGCACGAAGTGCATCAATGACTCAAGAACAAAGagatgataaaaataaaaaacttaggAAAAAGTATCATCAAGAAAAGTCTGAAAAAAATGCAATACGTCGTGAACGATATCATCAGAAAAAAACAT TTGGAGTTGAATCAACCATGAAAAACTATGATGGCGATGAAGATAGTGATTGGCTACATCGAGACACCTCACCATGCATATTGATAAAGATAACACATGTATCGATTTGGGCTTTTTTCCTTGTACTAATTTTATTTTCTTATGCTTGTATGATGTCGAGGACAAGGTTAATacaattttattatatatatgtagATGATTACTCCAATATATGTATAGATCAAAGCGGCATGATTGACATTACGGATGCATCACCTGATCTAAACCCAG GTCCTATAAATGCATCCACTTCCATCAACAATGTTGTCACGTGTCCAAAAGAGCGTAAGCGTGAGGTAGAAAGAGCACGAAGGGCTGCAATGTCTCCTGAACAAAAGGCGTTATTAAATAAGAGACGACGTGACTTGTATGCACAGAAAAATGCTGCAAGAAAACTGCAAATGACTCCACAAGAAAATAAGGTGAAACGAAAAGAGAGCAAGAAAAAATACAATACGATGGTGAGAGAAAACCGAGCCAACAATTTGCATCCGGACTCCATTGCTATGGAGAGCCCTCACTTCAACCCTCAAATTATTTTTCCTGCTTCACCTCAATCATCTGAAGCGCCTCTAGATGATATGGAAATACCTGAATTCGGTGGCACGCCTGTCCACATTGCACCAACTGTAGTTCAAAATCTAGAAGTTCAGACCCCTGAATTGGTTGCGGCACAGACCATACATATACATCGAGTGACCAACGGCGAGAGAAATGCCCTTCTATCCCATCGCAATCGGGTTTTTGAAGCAAACATTGGAGGAAGGGCTAGAGGGTGTGCGGATGGAAAATGCAACGATTCGAACGGACTGACTCAACCGAGTGTTGTTTGCAACG ATGGTGTCACCCAACAAACTCCAATTCAAGCACCTAATAATTGTAATGGCACACAAACACAACCGTCTGTAGCTGACGGTACCTCTTCAATGCCTCCATATAGTGCACAAGATCATACATCAGACTCTATGGTCGAGGATG ACTATGACGAAGATGTCATATTtgaggaggacgaggaagaGGATGAGGCATACTTTTTCGCCGGTCAAG AAGACGAGGATGAGGGAACCGATGTTGACACATATGAGCAAGAGAATCATGAGCCTGATGTCCCAGATCCATATGACCGGGTCTATGCTAATGTCCCATCAGAGTCGCACATGTTACCCTCGGTGCCGAACTGCAAGCACTGTAACGCAAAGAAATTCGATGGCGAACCCCCCGGATTCTGTTGTAGGGGTGGAAAGATTCATCTTTCAAGTCCTGAGACACCACCAGAGCTCATGAGGTTGTGGTGA
- the LOC8055924 gene encoding uncharacterized protein LOC8055924 isoform X2, translated as MKDMQNNEGRTPFEDLTNTINCGGQSTSNSREQIDERVQRKREREKARSASMTQEQRDDKNKKLRKKYHQEKSEKNAIRRERYHQKKTFGVESTMKNYDGDEDSDWLHRDTSPCILIKITHVSIWAFFLVLILFSYACMMSRTRLIQFYYIYVDDYSNICIDQSGMIDITDASPDLNPGPINASTSINNVVTCPKERKREVERARRAAMSPEQKALLNKRRRDLYAQKNAARKLQMTPQENKVKRKESKKKYNTMVRENRANNLHPDSIAMESPHFNPQIIFPASPQSSEAPLDDMEIPEFGGTPVHIAPTVVQNLEVQTPELVAAQTIHIHRVTNGERNALLSHRNRVFEANIGGRARGCADGKCNDSNGLTQPSVVCNDGVTQQTPIQAPNNCNGTQTQPSVADGTSSMPPYSAQDHTSDSMVEDDYDEDVIFEEDEEEDEAYFFAGQDEDEGTDVDTYEQENHEPDVPDPYDRVYANVPSESHMLPSVPNCKHCNAKKFDGEPPGFCCRGGKIHLSSPETPPELMRLW; from the exons ATGAAAGATATGCAAAATAATGAAGGTCGTACACCTTTTGAAGACTTGACAAACACCATCAATTGTG GTGGCCAGTCAACATCAAATTCACGAGAACAAATTGATGAACGTGTGCAACGTAAAAGGGAAAGAGAAAAAGCACGAAGTGCATCAATGACTCAAGAACAAAGagatgataaaaataaaaaacttaggAAAAAGTATCATCAAGAAAAGTCTGAAAAAAATGCAATACGTCGTGAACGATATCATCAGAAAAAAACAT TTGGAGTTGAATCAACCATGAAAAACTATGATGGCGATGAAGATAGTGATTGGCTACATCGAGACACCTCACCATGCATATTGATAAAGATAACACATGTATCGATTTGGGCTTTTTTCCTTGTACTAATTTTATTTTCTTATGCTTGTATGATGTCGAGGACAAGGTTAATacaattttattatatatatgtagATGATTACTCCAATATATGTATAGATCAAAGCGGCATGATTGACATTACGGATGCATCACCTGATCTAAACCCAG GTCCTATAAATGCATCCACTTCCATCAACAATGTTGTCACGTGTCCAAAAGAGCGTAAGCGTGAGGTAGAAAGAGCACGAAGGGCTGCAATGTCTCCTGAACAAAAGGCGTTATTAAATAAGAGACGACGTGACTTGTATGCACAGAAAAATGCTGCAAGAAAACTGCAAATGACTCCACAAGAAAATAAGGTGAAACGAAAAGAGAGCAAGAAAAAATACAATACGATGGTGAGAGAAAACCGAGCCAACAATTTGCATCCGGACTCCATTGCTATGGAGAGCCCTCACTTCAACCCTCAAATTATTTTTCCTGCTTCACCTCAATCATCTGAAGCGCCTCTAGATGATATGGAAATACCTGAATTCGGTGGCACGCCTGTCCACATTGCACCAACTGTAGTTCAAAATCTAGAAGTTCAGACCCCTGAATTGGTTGCGGCACAGACCATACATATACATCGAGTGACCAACGGCGAGAGAAATGCCCTTCTATCCCATCGCAATCGGGTTTTTGAAGCAAACATTGGAGGAAGGGCTAGAGGGTGTGCGGATGGAAAATGCAACGATTCGAACGGACTGACTCAACCGAGTGTTGTTTGCAACG ATGGTGTCACCCAACAAACTCCAATTCAAGCACCTAATAATTGTAATGGCACACAAACACAACCGTCTGTAGCTGACGGTACCTCTTCAATGCCTCCATATAGTGCACAAGATCATACATCAGACTCTATGGTCGAGGATG ACTATGACGAAGATGTCATATTtgaggaggacgaggaagaGGATGAGGCATACTTTTTCGCCGGTCAAG ACGAGGATGAGGGAACCGATGTTGACACATATGAGCAAGAGAATCATGAGCCTGATGTCCCAGATCCATATGACCGGGTCTATGCTAATGTCCCATCAGAGTCGCACATGTTACCCTCGGTGCCGAACTGCAAGCACTGTAACGCAAAGAAATTCGATGGCGAACCCCCCGGATTCTGTTGTAGGGGTGGAAAGATTCATCTTTCAAGTCCTGAGACACCACCAGAGCTCATGAGGTTGTGGTGA
- the LOC110436196 gene encoding uncharacterized protein LOC110436196 isoform X1, which produces MKNLDLNQGYFASFLFVGNVFYLNKPILVEGHQEKLNITGTNPIQTNAALLGKNSYMFEGGCRENNMCARHWNCPSASAKARHWNCPSASAKVASITVMSSLQLVITVATIG; this is translated from the exons ATGAAAAATTTAG ATCTAAATCAAGGCTACTTTGCTTCATTCCTG TTCGTTGGTAACGTATTCTACTTGAACAAGCCTATACTGGTTGAAGGCCACCAGGAGAAACTGAATATCACG GGCACGAATCCTATTCAAACAAATGCAGCCTTACTCGGAAAGAACAGCTACATGTTTGAGGGGGGTTGCAGAGAGAATAATATGTGTG CTCGGCATTGGAACTGTCCCAGTGCTTCTGCAAAAG CTCGGCATTGGAACTGTCCCAGTGCTTCTGCAAAAG TTGCTTCAATAACTGTGATGAGCTCACTGCAATTGGTCATCACGGTTGCCACTATAGGATGA
- the LOC8055921 gene encoding uncharacterized protein LOC8055921 gives MPVLRSPFAGGDLPAGDADPDYLYFLEHIRLDGDSYTIELPAHGDSPASLLKYEAPLVSSSDGECVSDPSPGRLSSNRRAAGERESSESASLEAAPAWYDSLDDVDEDYRLFLQHSSLVDGQLVLEIGGVVVHYDEPVAAGSRGEKDAQRGEEAAFASPGEGVGVAAGSDEVASGAPATVVPEQNAFDWRADPSPRREVNDGGDEGLSDANTLKRAYREASSSDGRRAGHPTNSGEKGIIWPTHITRRPDSDFKRRLIKALTKPVSRKEYYRLFETVTIRTPLMKLRQVRNETKSYPAEEMGKSYLEHYPDLARQIMKSDSRNGLALMRGFLFWLQNNVHDDQFKPWVDDSKEQEVICLVD, from the exons ATGCCGGTCCTCCGCTCCCCGTTCGCCGGGGGCGACCTCCCGGCCGGCGACGCCGACCCCGACTACCTCTACTTCCTCGAGCACATCCGCCTCGACGGCGACTCCTACACCATCGAGCTCCCGGCTCACGGCGACTCCCCGGCCTCGCTCCTCAAGTACgaggccccgctcgtcagctcctctGACGGCGAGTGCGTCTCCGATCCCTCCCCGGGCCGCCTCAGCAGCAACCGCCGCGCGGCGGGGGAGAGGGAATCGTCGGAGTCGGCGTcgttggaggcggcacccgcgtGGTACGATTCCCTCGATGACGTCGACGAGGACTACCGCCTCTTCCTGCAGCACTCGAGCCTTGTGGATGGCCAGCTGGTCCTCGAGATCGGGGGCGTCGTCGTCCACTACGATGAGCCCGTTGCGGCGGGGTCTCGTGGGGAGAAGGATGCGCAGCGGGGGGAAGAGGCGGCCTTTGCTTCGCCGGGGGAAGGGGTCGGTGTTGCAGCGGGGAGCGATGAGGTCGCCTCCGGTGCTCCGGCGACAGTTGTTCCAGAGCAGAACGCGTTCGATTGGCGTGCCGATCCATCGCCACGGCGTGAGGTGAACGATGGCGGAGATGAGGGTCTGTCGGATGCAAACACGCTGAAGCGCGCGTATCGGGAGGCGAGCTCAAGCGATGGCCGTCGTGCAGGACACCCTACTAATTCG GGAGAAAAAGGTATTATATGGCCTACACATATCACACGAAGGCCAGATTCAGATTTTAAGCGAAGGTTGATCAAGGCTCTTACAAAGCCAGTTTCTAGGAAGGAATATTATAGATTGTTTGAGACAGTTACTATCCGTACTCCGTTAATGAAGCTGCGGCAAGTCCGCAATGAAACAAAATCATATCCTGCGGAAGAGATGGGCAAATCATATTTGGAGCATTACCCCG ATCTGGCCCGCCAAATTATGAAAAGTGACAGTCGCAATGGTCTAGCTCTGATGCGTGGGTTTCTCTTCTGGTTGCAG AACAATGTACATGATGATCAGTTCAAGCCATGGGTAGATGATTCTAAAGAACAGGAGGTTATTTGTTTGGTGGACTGA
- the LOC110436196 gene encoding uncharacterized protein LOC110436196 isoform X2 → MKNLDLNQGYFASFLFVGNVFYLNKPILVEGHQEKLNITGTNPIQTNAALLGKNSYMFEGGCRENNMCARHWNCPSASAKVASITVMSSLQLVITVATIG, encoded by the exons ATGAAAAATTTAG ATCTAAATCAAGGCTACTTTGCTTCATTCCTG TTCGTTGGTAACGTATTCTACTTGAACAAGCCTATACTGGTTGAAGGCCACCAGGAGAAACTGAATATCACG GGCACGAATCCTATTCAAACAAATGCAGCCTTACTCGGAAAGAACAGCTACATGTTTGAGGGGGGTTGCAGAGAGAATAATATGTGTG CTCGGCATTGGAACTGTCCCAGTGCTTCTGCAAAAG TTGCTTCAATAACTGTGATGAGCTCACTGCAATTGGTCATCACGGTTGCCACTATAGGATGA
- the LOC8055924 gene encoding uncharacterized protein LOC8055924 isoform X4, translating into MHIDKDNTYDYSNICIDQSGMIDITDASPDLNPGPINASTSINNVVTCPKERKREVERARRAAMSPEQKALLNKRRRDLYAQKNAARKLQMTPQENKVKRKESKKKYNTMVRENRANNLHPDSIAMESPHFNPQIIFPASPQSSEAPLDDMEIPEFGGTPVHIAPTVVQNLEVQTPELVAAQTIHIHRVTNGERNALLSHRNRVFEANIGGRARGCADGKCNDSNGLTQPSVVCNDGVTQQTPIQAPNNCNGTQTQPSVADGTSSMPPYSAQDHTSDSMVEDDYDEDVIFEEDEEEDEAYFFAGQEDEDEGTDVDTYEQENHEPDVPDPYDRVYANVPSESHMLPSVPNCKHCNAKKFDGEPPGFCCRGGKIHLSSPETPPELMRLW; encoded by the exons ATGCATATTGATAAAGATAACACAT ATGATTACTCCAATATATGTATAGATCAAAGCGGCATGATTGACATTACGGATGCATCACCTGATCTAAACCCAG GTCCTATAAATGCATCCACTTCCATCAACAATGTTGTCACGTGTCCAAAAGAGCGTAAGCGTGAGGTAGAAAGAGCACGAAGGGCTGCAATGTCTCCTGAACAAAAGGCGTTATTAAATAAGAGACGACGTGACTTGTATGCACAGAAAAATGCTGCAAGAAAACTGCAAATGACTCCACAAGAAAATAAGGTGAAACGAAAAGAGAGCAAGAAAAAATACAATACGATGGTGAGAGAAAACCGAGCCAACAATTTGCATCCGGACTCCATTGCTATGGAGAGCCCTCACTTCAACCCTCAAATTATTTTTCCTGCTTCACCTCAATCATCTGAAGCGCCTCTAGATGATATGGAAATACCTGAATTCGGTGGCACGCCTGTCCACATTGCACCAACTGTAGTTCAAAATCTAGAAGTTCAGACCCCTGAATTGGTTGCGGCACAGACCATACATATACATCGAGTGACCAACGGCGAGAGAAATGCCCTTCTATCCCATCGCAATCGGGTTTTTGAAGCAAACATTGGAGGAAGGGCTAGAGGGTGTGCGGATGGAAAATGCAACGATTCGAACGGACTGACTCAACCGAGTGTTGTTTGCAACG ATGGTGTCACCCAACAAACTCCAATTCAAGCACCTAATAATTGTAATGGCACACAAACACAACCGTCTGTAGCTGACGGTACCTCTTCAATGCCTCCATATAGTGCACAAGATCATACATCAGACTCTATGGTCGAGGATG ACTATGACGAAGATGTCATATTtgaggaggacgaggaagaGGATGAGGCATACTTTTTCGCCGGTCAAG AAGACGAGGATGAGGGAACCGATGTTGACACATATGAGCAAGAGAATCATGAGCCTGATGTCCCAGATCCATATGACCGGGTCTATGCTAATGTCCCATCAGAGTCGCACATGTTACCCTCGGTGCCGAACTGCAAGCACTGTAACGCAAAGAAATTCGATGGCGAACCCCCCGGATTCTGTTGTAGGGGTGGAAAGATTCATCTTTCAAGTCCTGAGACACCACCAGAGCTCATGAGGTTGTGGTGA
- the LOC110436196 gene encoding uncharacterized protein LOC110436196 isoform X3, whose amino-acid sequence MKNLDLNQGYFASFLFVGNVFYLNKPILVEGHQEKLNITGTNPIQTNAALLGKNSYMFEGGCRENNMCARHWNCPSASAKARHWNCPSASAKG is encoded by the exons ATGAAAAATTTAG ATCTAAATCAAGGCTACTTTGCTTCATTCCTG TTCGTTGGTAACGTATTCTACTTGAACAAGCCTATACTGGTTGAAGGCCACCAGGAGAAACTGAATATCACG GGCACGAATCCTATTCAAACAAATGCAGCCTTACTCGGAAAGAACAGCTACATGTTTGAGGGGGGTTGCAGAGAGAATAATATGTGTG CTCGGCATTGGAACTGTCCCAGTGCTTCTGCAAAAG CTCGGCATTGGAACTGTCCCAGTGCTTCTGCAAAAG GATGA
- the LOC8055924 gene encoding uncharacterized protein LOC8055924 isoform X3 — protein MKDMQNNEGRTPFEDLTNTINCGGQSTSNSREQIDERVQRKREREKARSASMTQEQRDDKNKKLRKKYHQEKSEKNAIRRERYHQKKTFESTMKNYDGDEDSDWLHRDTSPCILIKITHVSIWAFFLVLILFSYACMMSRTRLIQFYYIYVDDYSNICIDQSGMIDITDASPDLNPGPINASTSINNVVTCPKERKREVERARRAAMSPEQKALLNKRRRDLYAQKNAARKLQMTPQENKVKRKESKKKYNTMVRENRANNLHPDSIAMESPHFNPQIIFPASPQSSEAPLDDMEIPEFGGTPVHIAPTVVQNLEVQTPELVAAQTIHIHRVTNGERNALLSHRNRVFEANIGGRARGCADGKCNDSNGLTQPSVVCNDGVTQQTPIQAPNNCNGTQTQPSVADGTSSMPPYSAQDHTSDSMVEDDYDEDVIFEEDEEEDEAYFFAGQEDEDEGTDVDTYEQENHEPDVPDPYDRVYANVPSESHMLPSVPNCKHCNAKKFDGEPPGFCCRGGKIHLSSPETPPELMRLW, from the exons ATGAAAGATATGCAAAATAATGAAGGTCGTACACCTTTTGAAGACTTGACAAACACCATCAATTGTG GTGGCCAGTCAACATCAAATTCACGAGAACAAATTGATGAACGTGTGCAACGTAAAAGGGAAAGAGAAAAAGCACGAAGTGCATCAATGACTCAAGAACAAAGagatgataaaaataaaaaacttaggAAAAAGTATCATCAAGAAAAGTCTGAAAAAAATGCAATACGTCGTGAACGATATCATCAGAAAAAAACAT TTGAATCAACCATGAAAAACTATGATGGCGATGAAGATAGTGATTGGCTACATCGAGACACCTCACCATGCATATTGATAAAGATAACACATGTATCGATTTGGGCTTTTTTCCTTGTACTAATTTTATTTTCTTATGCTTGTATGATGTCGAGGACAAGGTTAATacaattttattatatatatgtagATGATTACTCCAATATATGTATAGATCAAAGCGGCATGATTGACATTACGGATGCATCACCTGATCTAAACCCAG GTCCTATAAATGCATCCACTTCCATCAACAATGTTGTCACGTGTCCAAAAGAGCGTAAGCGTGAGGTAGAAAGAGCACGAAGGGCTGCAATGTCTCCTGAACAAAAGGCGTTATTAAATAAGAGACGACGTGACTTGTATGCACAGAAAAATGCTGCAAGAAAACTGCAAATGACTCCACAAGAAAATAAGGTGAAACGAAAAGAGAGCAAGAAAAAATACAATACGATGGTGAGAGAAAACCGAGCCAACAATTTGCATCCGGACTCCATTGCTATGGAGAGCCCTCACTTCAACCCTCAAATTATTTTTCCTGCTTCACCTCAATCATCTGAAGCGCCTCTAGATGATATGGAAATACCTGAATTCGGTGGCACGCCTGTCCACATTGCACCAACTGTAGTTCAAAATCTAGAAGTTCAGACCCCTGAATTGGTTGCGGCACAGACCATACATATACATCGAGTGACCAACGGCGAGAGAAATGCCCTTCTATCCCATCGCAATCGGGTTTTTGAAGCAAACATTGGAGGAAGGGCTAGAGGGTGTGCGGATGGAAAATGCAACGATTCGAACGGACTGACTCAACCGAGTGTTGTTTGCAACG ATGGTGTCACCCAACAAACTCCAATTCAAGCACCTAATAATTGTAATGGCACACAAACACAACCGTCTGTAGCTGACGGTACCTCTTCAATGCCTCCATATAGTGCACAAGATCATACATCAGACTCTATGGTCGAGGATG ACTATGACGAAGATGTCATATTtgaggaggacgaggaagaGGATGAGGCATACTTTTTCGCCGGTCAAG AAGACGAGGATGAGGGAACCGATGTTGACACATATGAGCAAGAGAATCATGAGCCTGATGTCCCAGATCCATATGACCGGGTCTATGCTAATGTCCCATCAGAGTCGCACATGTTACCCTCGGTGCCGAACTGCAAGCACTGTAACGCAAAGAAATTCGATGGCGAACCCCCCGGATTCTGTTGTAGGGGTGGAAAGATTCATCTTTCAAGTCCTGAGACACCACCAGAGCTCATGAGGTTGTGGTGA
- the LOC8055923 gene encoding uncharacterized protein LOC8055923, whose product MGIEVSPEVVPHDQGLSIDTTHEEKTLSTSLVDSVGENEHSEIKILQNKPKKSISSPVGPADYVCTKIDREIIESVRKIPPKPGKEELVLIEDIPVSRNHMECLFQPHEYLSDEIIDAYINLLKAQDGLKKRQGGTVYLETACLTGCMKRDGENNETMEDIYPKRGHRPALVQRVQTYLEHDMVFLPINVTHTHWYLAVINANKHEVQVLDSLGDMFGRDDLNKVRIGLRRQIEFVFNEEKCMKEHKWLDVKVDDWPVNEIFHDKFLQKDGFSCGLFLINFMEYWTGIELSDNFNQDDMKAFRLKLAAILLSSDLNKRKGCPYLDSDKNIGSPSDCTIIENPNMADQASAKKRKHSKEVECSVVQTDTQHIQTHNKSSQVHALEEADEFWAFDAMKEMPMSKEEMTELLCDYVMAIQDEAILKKPWVKGFHPSMIALSVQDLQGLLISNRDIPENCFEIGVRFQAAREYNIMKKYNNITKHHMDLRFCRMCALTKMPEYRKKYKTSEMAAAIGICEDIEYNLAQCIYFLLPWLSFRKYMLYVFDQQEKTLIMIDPRPVEEWCKDTPALMYAKYTLGFSYNYTAAVNKHIPGWDEDVFK is encoded by the exons ATGGGTATAGAAGTTTCACCCGAAGTTGTGCCACATGACCAAGGCTTAAGCATTGATACGACCCATGAAGAAAAAACCCTATCAACTTCTCTTGTAGATTCAGTGGGAGAAAATGAACATTCGGAGATCAAGATATTACAAAATAAACCCAAAAAATCTATTTCCTCACCGGTTGGCCCAGCAG ATTATGTTTGTACTAAAAtcgatagagaaataattgaatCTGTTAgaaaaattccaccaaaacctGGGAAGGAGGAGCTTGTGCTCATAGAAGATATTCCAGTGTCGAGAAATCACATGGAATGTCTTTTTCAACCACATGAATACTTGTCTGATGAG ATCATAGATGCTTATATTAATTTGTTGAAGGCCCAAGATGGTTTGAAAAAAAGGCAAGGAGGTACGGTCTATCTTGAAACTGCATGTTTAACTGGATGTATGAAGCGTGATGGAGAAAATAATGAGACCATGGAAGACATTTACCCTAAGCGCGGCCATCGTCCTGCTTTAGTTCAAAGGGTGCAAACTTACTTGGAACATGATATG GTGTTCCTTCCAATAAATGTTACGCATACACACTGGTACCTTGCAGTTATAAACGCTAATAAACATGAGGTCCAGGTGCTAGACTCTTTGGGAGATATGTTCGGACGTGATGACCTGAATAAAGTT CGAATTGGATTGAGGAGACAAATAGAATTCGTATTCAATGAGGAGAAATGCATGAAAGAGCATAAATGGCTAGATGTTAAAGTTGATGATTGGCCGGTCAATGAGATTTTTCATGACAAATTCTTACAAAAAGATGG TTTTTCATGCGGATTGTTCTTAATAAATTTTATGGAATATTGGACTGGCATTGAATTATCAGACAATTTCAATCAG GATGATATGAAAGCGTTTAGACTAAAGCTTGCGGCAATCTTGCTATCGTCGGACTTAAATAAACGAAAGGGTTGTCCATATCTTGATAGCGATAAAAATATTGGAAGCCCAAGCGACTGTACCATAATAGAAAACCCAAATATGGCTGATCAAGCATCCGCGAAAAAGAGAAAACATTCTAAGGAAGTCGAATGCTCGGTGGTTCAAACGGACACCCAACATATACAGACACACAACAAATCCTCACAAGTCCATGCCCTCGAAGAAGCTGATGAGTTTTGGGCATTTGATGCCATGAAAGAGATGCCAATGAGTAAGGAAGAGATGACTGAGTTACTATGTGATTACGTCATGGCAATTCAGGATGAAGCGATTTTGAA GAAGCCTTGGGTTAAAGGTTTTCATCCCTCTATGATTGCTCTAAGTGTTCAGGATCTGCAAGGATTGTTAATTAGCAATCGAGACATCCCTGAGAACTGTTTCGAAATAGGGGTTCGTTTTCAGGCGGCCCGAGAGTACAATATAATGAAAAAATACAATAATATTACAAAGCATCATATGGATCTAAGATTTTGC AGAATGTGTGCTTTAACAAAGATGCCAGAATATCGTAAAAAATACAAAACGAGCGAAATGGCTGCTGCGATTGGTATATGTGAGGATATAGAGTACAACTTAGCACAATGCATATAC TTTCTTTTGCCATGGCTATCCTTTCGAAAATATATGCTTTATGTTTTCGATCAGCAAGAAAAAACACTTATCATGATTGACCCTAGACCTGTTGAAGAATGGTGTAAAGACACACCAGCGCTTATGTATGCCAAATACACTCTTGGATTTAGCTACAACTACACAGCCGCAGTAAATAAACATATTCCTGGATGGGATGAGGATGTTTTCAAATAG